From the Streptomyces sp. KMM 9044 genome, one window contains:
- the pglZ gene encoding BREX-2 system phosphatase PglZ, giving the protein MSTNSTTAPPPGPSTGRSRPRPAHPAAVVQVLEARSFTEGEPRIVLIRAEPHWNGPRLLPLGGGRTAHIATAVSPLAVLDTLAAWDRSDTGERDVLAVLTDVEEAGLGPGLLARVYRNRVYPIESWAVVRRLFCAVDLDPRLTAENWAAEALIDAAGQESWPKTPGTILSRDTALSRLAAGRLSTAAHRLDPDRLDLHALLAWSLAPGAVERVASLRDQERRGLASWLADPDRVGLRSHQALTALFALFEAGNGADAVPMGLVCAALWGEKAPRGVDRARGRAELKFDGRRLDDDSFAAFGAETEDYVRVLLTARSADVTEDEPVLPGPDPRALMARADALIRDMGAEDAAAASDLLETGQRARYGAVARALTACVPSSPGKGPAERRIRDLKHTVEHLTGHELSRLASHRATMTRIRMAQRLVHWLAQPSATAFTTAAGAVQQHITTYGWVDLAHGWITDGDHTHPELPGALAALSTAVQARRHTLDEAFATRLAEETRSGAAPRDALVVEDFARRVLAPVVKPARPSSAGNPPLLLVVLDGASAAVAAALAEQLRTRSWAEYDPVADTAGDRRRRGMLAALPTITRASRGSLFAGELTEIDQQEERRRFAAHRFWGGADVRLFHKAGLRGDAGHALGSELAEALADPDTHVAVVVNTIDDRLGEDRATSHWQLNELLGMEQLLAQARTTGRALVVTADHGHVIDHGTDKENVPDALSARHRRGTTPAGRGETVLTGRRVVAEGQRITALWDTGLRYGNRQAGYHGGVALAEAAIPVLAFVPHGASVPKGWRELGPQRPSWWSLKEDTVPGVPAPSPQTPAVTPSARRTPTAADLRKKAEEQQVAEHETGQGALLSFDEISTAEPTGTAAPPPPPAPASAAEQLTAALHASDIMSAQLGSLPRPEEFDTVAQAVQALVDAHGILPITVVAERAGKRATRAAGFAATLQRVLNYDQAEVLTLTDNGRSLRLDVPLLRRQFRLDTTGGART; this is encoded by the coding sequence GTGAGCACGAACAGCACCACCGCCCCGCCGCCCGGTCCCAGCACCGGGCGGTCCCGGCCCAGGCCCGCCCACCCCGCCGCGGTCGTCCAGGTCCTGGAAGCCCGTTCCTTCACGGAGGGCGAGCCCCGCATCGTCCTCATCCGTGCCGAACCGCACTGGAACGGGCCCCGCCTGCTGCCGCTCGGCGGCGGCCGGACCGCACACATCGCCACCGCCGTCTCACCGCTGGCCGTGCTGGACACGCTCGCCGCATGGGACCGGAGCGACACCGGTGAGCGGGACGTACTCGCCGTCCTCACCGACGTGGAAGAAGCCGGCCTCGGCCCCGGTCTCCTCGCCCGGGTCTACCGCAACCGCGTCTACCCCATAGAGTCCTGGGCCGTCGTCCGCCGCCTCTTCTGCGCCGTGGACCTCGACCCCCGCCTGACTGCCGAGAACTGGGCCGCCGAAGCCCTCATCGATGCCGCAGGGCAGGAGAGCTGGCCCAAGACCCCGGGCACGATCCTCTCCCGCGACACCGCCCTGTCCAGGCTCGCCGCCGGGCGGCTCTCCACCGCCGCCCATCGCCTCGACCCCGACCGGCTCGACCTGCACGCCCTATTGGCCTGGTCTCTCGCCCCCGGCGCGGTCGAACGCGTCGCCTCGCTGCGCGACCAGGAACGACGCGGACTCGCATCCTGGCTCGCCGACCCCGACCGGGTGGGCCTTCGGTCACACCAGGCGCTCACCGCCCTGTTCGCGCTCTTCGAGGCGGGCAACGGTGCGGACGCGGTGCCCATGGGATTGGTGTGCGCCGCTCTCTGGGGCGAGAAGGCGCCCAGAGGCGTGGACCGTGCCCGTGGCCGCGCGGAACTGAAGTTCGACGGCCGGCGACTCGACGACGACAGCTTCGCCGCCTTCGGCGCCGAGACCGAGGACTACGTCCGGGTCCTGCTGACCGCCCGCTCCGCGGACGTGACCGAGGACGAACCGGTGCTTCCGGGGCCCGACCCCCGCGCCCTCATGGCCCGCGCCGACGCCCTCATCCGCGACATGGGAGCAGAAGACGCGGCCGCCGCCAGCGACCTGCTCGAAACCGGGCAGCGGGCGCGCTACGGAGCCGTCGCCCGTGCCCTCACCGCCTGCGTCCCCTCCAGTCCGGGCAAGGGGCCGGCCGAGCGGCGCATCCGCGACCTGAAACACACCGTCGAGCACCTGACCGGCCACGAGCTGTCCCGGCTCGCGAGCCACCGCGCGACGATGACCCGGATCCGCATGGCGCAGCGGCTCGTCCACTGGCTCGCCCAGCCCTCGGCCACCGCGTTCACCACCGCGGCCGGGGCGGTGCAGCAGCACATCACCACGTACGGATGGGTCGACCTCGCCCACGGCTGGATCACCGACGGCGACCACACCCACCCGGAACTGCCCGGCGCCCTCGCCGCACTGAGCACCGCCGTACAGGCCCGACGGCACACCCTCGACGAGGCGTTCGCCACCCGCCTCGCCGAGGAGACCCGCAGCGGCGCCGCACCGCGCGACGCCCTCGTCGTGGAGGACTTCGCCCGCCGCGTCCTCGCCCCGGTCGTCAAACCCGCCCGCCCGTCGAGCGCCGGAAACCCGCCACTCCTCCTCGTCGTCCTCGACGGGGCGAGCGCCGCCGTGGCCGCCGCCCTCGCCGAACAACTGCGCACCCGGTCCTGGGCGGAGTACGACCCCGTGGCCGACACCGCGGGAGACCGGCGACGGCGCGGCATGCTCGCCGCACTGCCCACGATCACCCGCGCCTCCCGCGGCTCCCTCTTCGCCGGCGAACTCACCGAGATCGACCAGCAGGAGGAACGCAGACGCTTCGCGGCACACCGTTTCTGGGGCGGAGCCGACGTCCGGCTCTTCCACAAGGCCGGCCTTCGGGGAGACGCGGGACACGCCCTCGGCAGTGAACTCGCCGAGGCACTCGCCGACCCCGACACCCACGTCGCCGTCGTCGTCAACACCATCGACGACCGCCTCGGCGAGGACCGGGCGACGTCCCACTGGCAGCTGAACGAACTTCTCGGCATGGAGCAACTGCTGGCCCAGGCCCGCACCACCGGCCGCGCCCTGGTCGTCACCGCCGATCACGGACACGTCATCGACCACGGCACCGACAAGGAGAACGTCCCCGACGCCCTCTCCGCACGGCACCGCAGAGGCACCACACCCGCGGGCCGCGGCGAAACCGTCCTCACCGGACGGCGCGTCGTCGCCGAAGGACAACGCATCACCGCCCTGTGGGACACCGGGCTGCGCTACGGAAACCGGCAGGCCGGCTACCACGGCGGTGTCGCCCTTGCCGAAGCCGCCATCCCGGTGCTGGCCTTCGTCCCCCACGGCGCATCCGTGCCCAAGGGGTGGAGGGAACTCGGCCCCCAGCGGCCCTCCTGGTGGTCCCTGAAAGAGGACACCGTTCCCGGCGTACCGGCCCCGTCCCCGCAGACACCGGCCGTCACACCGTCGGCCAGGCGCACCCCCACGGCCGCCGATCTGCGGAAGAAAGCGGAAGAGCAGCAGGTCGCCGAGCACGAAACCGGTCAGGGAGCGCTGCTGTCCTTCGACGAGATCAGCACGGCCGAGCCGACCGGGACGGCCGCACCGCCTCCCCCACCCGCCCCCGCCTCGGCCGCCGAACAGCTCACCGCGGCACTGCACGCATCCGACATCATGAGCGCCCAACTCGGCTCACTGCCGCGTCCCGAGGAATTCGACACCGTCGCACAGGCCGTCCAGGCCCTCGTCGACGCCCACGGAATCCTGCCGATCACCGTGGTCGCGGAACGGGCCGGGAAACGCGCCACGCGCGCCGCGGGCTTCGCCGCCACACTGCAACGCGTACTCAACTACGACCAGGCGGAGGTCCTCACCCTCACCGACAACGGACGCTCCCTCCGGCTCGACGTACCGTTGCTGCGACGGCAGTTCCGCCTCGACACGACGGGCGGAGCACGGACGTGA
- the brxD gene encoding BREX system ATP-binding protein BrxD — translation MTPQGISPERRMRLIDALRRGAVPETGLGVLAVGLGRFETAVDAELDAVATGSAVFKAVRGEYGSGKTFFTRWLAERAKQRNFAVAEVQVSENETPLHKLETVYRRLTERLATSTFPPSAFRLVVDAWFYALEEDALAAGATDDELPQAVDGLLTARLAEVSRVAPAFATALRGYRRAQDAGDDATADSVLAWLGGQPHVAAAARRSAGVRGDLDHFGALGFLQGLLTVLKDSGHPGLLLVLDEVETLQRVRSDARDKALNALRQLIDEVHSGRFPGLYLFITGTPAFFEGPQGVQRLAPLAQRLATDFTTDARFDNPRAVQLRLPGFTVESLTELGGRVRDIHASGTEGKTAERVRSVVDDSYVTDLARAVAGSLGGRVGIAPRLFLKKLVGDVLDRVEQFEDFDPRKHYALTVTGTELTGTERNAAAGSADDIELPL, via the coding sequence GTGACACCCCAGGGCATCAGCCCCGAACGCCGCATGCGACTGATCGACGCCCTGCGCCGGGGCGCCGTACCCGAGACCGGGCTCGGGGTCCTCGCGGTCGGCCTCGGCCGGTTCGAGACCGCCGTCGACGCGGAACTCGACGCGGTCGCCACCGGGTCGGCCGTCTTCAAGGCCGTACGGGGTGAATACGGCTCGGGCAAGACCTTCTTCACCCGCTGGCTCGCCGAACGCGCCAAGCAACGTAACTTCGCCGTCGCCGAAGTACAGGTCTCCGAGAACGAGACCCCCCTGCACAAACTGGAGACGGTGTACCGGCGGCTCACCGAACGCCTCGCCACCAGCACCTTCCCGCCCAGCGCCTTCCGACTGGTCGTCGATGCCTGGTTCTACGCCCTGGAGGAGGACGCACTCGCCGCCGGCGCCACCGACGACGAACTGCCACAGGCCGTGGACGGCCTTCTCACCGCCCGCCTCGCCGAGGTATCCCGCGTCGCACCGGCCTTCGCCACCGCCCTGCGCGGCTACCGGCGCGCCCAGGACGCGGGCGACGACGCCACCGCCGACTCCGTCCTCGCCTGGCTCGGCGGGCAGCCCCACGTCGCCGCGGCGGCCCGCAGAAGTGCGGGCGTCCGAGGCGACCTGGACCACTTTGGAGCACTCGGCTTCCTCCAGGGCCTGCTGACCGTCCTCAAGGACTCCGGCCACCCCGGGCTGCTCCTGGTCCTCGACGAGGTCGAGACCCTGCAGCGAGTCCGCTCGGACGCCCGGGACAAGGCACTCAACGCACTGCGCCAGCTCATCGACGAGGTGCACTCCGGACGGTTCCCCGGTCTTTACCTCTTCATCACCGGCACCCCCGCCTTCTTCGAGGGACCGCAGGGCGTCCAGCGACTGGCGCCGCTCGCGCAGCGCCTGGCCACCGACTTCACCACCGACGCCCGGTTCGACAACCCGCGCGCCGTGCAGCTCAGGCTCCCCGGCTTCACCGTGGAATCCCTGACCGAACTCGGCGGCAGGGTCCGGGACATCCATGCCTCGGGAACCGAAGGAAAAACAGCCGAACGGGTACGGAGCGTCGTTGACGACTCCTACGTGACCGACCTCGCGCGCGCCGTGGCAGGAAGCCTCGGCGGCAGAGTCGGCATCGCACCGAGGCTCTTCCTCAAGAAGCTCGTGGGCGACGTCCTCGACCGCGTGGAACAGTTCGAGGACTTCGATCCGCGCAAACACTACGCGCTCACGGTCACGGGCACCGAGCTCACCGGCACCGAGAGGAACGCCGCGGCAGGCTCGGCCGACGACATCGAACTCCCTCTGTGA